The proteins below are encoded in one region of Bosea sp. BIWAKO-01:
- a CDS encoding efflux RND transporter permease subunit, translating into MNLPEACIRRPVMTTLLMATFLIFGLFAFKQLPVAALPRVDFPTINVSARLPGASPESMASSVAAPLEREFASISGITSMSSVSQLGATSITLQFDLNRNIDGAALDVQAALSATARRLPPELPSPPSFRKVNPADQPVLFMVLTSATKPLYEVHEFGENILQQQISQLPGVAQVNIFGAQKYAVRVQVNPDAVSARGLALSDVRNAIAAANSNSPVGTLNGENQRLTLGATGQMERAAEYGNLIISQKNGVPIRLEDVAQVYDSVENNQTGSWFNGQRSIMLAVYRQSDANTVEVVDSIKSRLEAYREQLPAAMELNVLNDRSIPIREAVEDVEVSLMIAIALVIMVIFLFLKSLAATLIPTLALPISLVGTFAIMHALGYSLDNISLLALTLAVGFVVDDAIVMLENIIRHIEMGKKPFQAALDGSREIGFTILSITISLVAVFIPVFFMGGVVGKVFTEFAGTIAAAIIVSGFVSLTLTPMLCARFLKAHDHHKKPNLIERVFEAGFQGMLGAYRWTLDCVLKARILMLIFTLATVYISAQMYIDIPKGFFPTEDTGLLRASTEGPPDTSFEAMAARQIRIAEIVKADPAVDYLTSNIGGFNATNNGFMFIALKPKDQREKAEVVISRLRRATGDVPGITAVFQQVQNINLNAGRSSRAQYLYSLQGPDLNALFAYAPLMQQRLARLPQLRDANIDLQLRNPQLSIDIDRERAASLGISSDQIRQALGNAFGSRQIATIFTPSTDYQVIMEANRAYQQDPAVLSRLLLKAANGLNVPLETVATIKPSVGPLAVNRISQQPAVTISFNTAPGISLGDAVNAIRAAERDVNLPASIVTSFAGSAQLFQDALKGQGLLIFAAILVIYIILGILYESFIHPITILSGLPSAGLGALLALQYFNMDLSVIAIIGILMLVGIVKKNAIMMVDFAIERRKQGDDALTAIREAALVRFRPIMMTSFAAIFGVLPIALGAGAGAELRQPLGIAVVGGLIVSQLLTLYITPVIYFYLDKVDTWLSGRSRGERESVPTSAVPVAIPQVVRGPDL; encoded by the coding sequence CGGCATTGCCGCGGGTCGATTTTCCGACGATCAATGTCAGCGCTCGCCTGCCGGGCGCGAGCCCCGAATCGATGGCCTCCTCGGTCGCCGCACCGCTGGAGCGCGAATTCGCCTCGATCTCGGGCATCACCTCGATGTCCTCGGTCTCGCAGCTCGGGGCGACCTCGATCACGCTGCAATTCGACCTCAACCGCAATATCGACGGCGCAGCGCTCGATGTGCAGGCCGCGCTGAGTGCCACCGCGCGTCGGCTGCCGCCGGAGCTACCCTCGCCGCCGAGCTTCAGGAAGGTCAATCCGGCCGATCAGCCTGTGCTGTTCATGGTGCTGACCTCGGCGACGAAACCGCTCTACGAAGTCCATGAATTCGGCGAGAACATCCTGCAGCAGCAGATCTCGCAATTGCCTGGCGTCGCGCAGGTCAACATCTTCGGCGCGCAGAAATACGCCGTGCGCGTGCAGGTCAATCCCGACGCCGTGTCGGCTCGCGGCCTGGCGCTGAGCGATGTCCGCAATGCGATCGCCGCCGCCAACTCCAATTCCCCGGTCGGCACGCTCAATGGCGAGAACCAGCGCCTGACGCTTGGCGCCACCGGCCAGATGGAGCGTGCCGCCGAGTACGGCAACCTCATCATCTCGCAGAAAAACGGCGTGCCGATCCGCCTCGAGGACGTGGCGCAGGTCTACGACTCCGTCGAGAACAACCAGACCGGCAGCTGGTTCAACGGGCAGCGCTCGATCATGCTGGCGGTCTATCGTCAGTCCGACGCCAACACCGTCGAGGTCGTCGACAGCATCAAGTCCAGGCTCGAGGCCTATCGCGAGCAACTTCCAGCCGCCATGGAACTCAATGTCCTGAACGACCGCTCGATCCCGATCCGGGAGGCGGTGGAGGATGTCGAGGTCTCGCTGATGATCGCGATCGCGCTCGTGATCATGGTCATCTTCCTGTTCCTGAAGAGCCTGGCCGCGACGCTGATTCCGACGCTCGCCCTGCCGATTTCGCTGGTCGGCACCTTCGCGATCATGCACGCGCTCGGCTATTCGCTCGACAACATCTCGCTGCTTGCACTGACGCTCGCAGTCGGCTTCGTCGTCGATGACGCCATCGTCATGCTGGAAAACATCATCCGGCATATCGAGATGGGCAAGAAACCGTTCCAGGCGGCCCTCGACGGCTCGCGCGAGATCGGCTTCACCATTCTCTCGATCACCATTTCGCTCGTTGCCGTCTTCATCCCCGTCTTCTTCATGGGCGGCGTCGTCGGCAAGGTTTTCACGGAGTTTGCCGGCACGATCGCCGCCGCGATCATCGTCTCGGGCTTCGTCTCCCTGACCCTCACCCCGATGCTCTGCGCCCGTTTTCTCAAGGCGCATGATCACCACAAGAAGCCGAACCTGATCGAGCGCGTCTTCGAGGCCGGCTTCCAGGGGATGCTGGGCGCCTATCGCTGGACGCTGGACTGCGTGCTGAAGGCGCGCATCCTGATGCTGATCTTCACGCTGGCGACGGTCTATATCTCGGCGCAGATGTATATCGACATCCCGAAGGGCTTCTTCCCGACCGAGGATACCGGCCTCCTTCGCGCATCGACCGAAGGCCCACCCGACACGTCGTTCGAGGCCATGGCGGCGCGCCAGATCCGCATCGCCGAAATCGTCAAGGCCGATCCGGCGGTCGATTATCTGACCTCGAATATCGGCGGCTTCAACGCCACCAATAATGGCTTCATGTTCATCGCGCTGAAGCCCAAGGATCAACGCGAGAAGGCCGAGGTGGTCATCTCGCGGCTGAGGCGCGCGACCGGCGACGTGCCCGGTATCACTGCGGTGTTCCAGCAGGTGCAGAACATCAACCTCAACGCCGGCCGCTCGTCACGCGCGCAGTACCTCTATTCGCTGCAGGGGCCGGACCTGAATGCGCTCTTCGCCTATGCTCCGCTGATGCAGCAGCGGCTCGCGCGGCTTCCACAGCTGCGCGATGCCAATATCGATCTGCAATTGCGCAACCCGCAGCTCTCGATCGACATCGACCGCGAACGCGCCGCGAGCCTGGGCATTTCCAGCGACCAGATCCGGCAGGCGCTGGGCAACGCTTTCGGCTCGCGCCAGATCGCGACGATCTTCACCCCCTCGACCGATTATCAGGTCATCATGGAGGCCAATCGCGCCTATCAGCAGGATCCCGCCGTGCTCTCGCGGCTGCTGCTCAAGGCTGCGAATGGCCTGAACGTGCCGCTGGAAACGGTGGCGACGATCAAGCCCAGCGTCGGCCCGCTTGCAGTGAACCGCATCTCGCAGCAGCCGGCGGTGACAATCTCGTTCAACACGGCGCCGGGCATCTCGCTTGGCGACGCCGTCAACGCCATCCGTGCGGCCGAGCGCGACGTCAATCTGCCGGCCTCGATCGTGACGAGCTTCGCCGGTTCCGCCCAGCTGTTCCAGGATGCGCTGAAGGGGCAAGGCCTGCTGATCTTCGCCGCGATCCTGGTGATCTACATCATTCTCGGCATTCTCTACGAAAGCTTCATCCACCCGATCACCATCCTCTCCGGCCTCCCCTCGGCCGGGCTCGGAGCGCTGCTCGCCCTGCAGTATTTCAACATGGACCTGTCGGTGATCGCGATCATCGGCATCCTGATGCTGGTCGGCATCGTCAAGAAGAACGCGATCATGATGGTCGATTTTGCGATCGAGCGTCGCAAGCAGGGGGACGATGCGCTGACCGCCATCCGCGAGGCGGCGCTTGTCCGTTTCCGCCCGATCATGATGACGAGCTTTGCCGCGATCTTCGGCGTGCTCCCCATCGCACTCGGCGCGGGCGCCGGCGCCGAGCTGCGCCAGCCGCTCGGCATCGCCGTGGTCGGCGGCTTGATCGTCTCGCAGCTGCTGACGCTCTACATCACGCCGGTGATCTACTTCTACCTCGACAAGGTCGACACCTGGCTCTCCGGTCGCAGTCGCGGCGAACGCGAGAGCGTGCCCACCTCCGCTGTGCCCGTCGCCATCCCGCAGGTGGTGCGCGGCCCGGACCTCTGA